Proteins found in one Roseovarius pelagicus genomic segment:
- a CDS encoding GGDEF domain-containing protein → MHGAEPEFIGLLDMLCPMNVVLEATGHIVHAGPTLRKLGPDVVALGTRFSERFEIRRPRIDGSMDALRAHAGEKLHLQLRGPTRTDLKGVLMPLPETDGAQGSGMGPPGGAVVNLSFGISVVEAVRAFNLTSADFAATDLTIEMLYLMEAKTAAMEASQTLNLRLQGAMIAAEEKAYTDQLTGLKNRRAADYLLEQLVDSEQEFALMHLDLDFFKAVNDTMGHAAGDHVLREVARIMVAETRNEDTVARVGGDEFLLIFARLTDPQRVRDIAARLISLLEVPMAFNGQTCRISASAGSVLSCDYAYPTLTRMMEDADIALYAAKENGRGRHMAFEADMRAGNPMARPATPE, encoded by the coding sequence ATGCACGGAGCCGAGCCGGAATTCATCGGATTGCTGGACATGCTGTGCCCTATGAATGTGGTTTTGGAAGCGACGGGCCATATTGTCCATGCGGGACCGACCCTGCGCAAGCTGGGGCCGGATGTTGTGGCGCTGGGCACCCGGTTTTCAGAGCGGTTCGAGATACGCCGACCGCGCATTGACGGGTCCATGGACGCGCTGCGCGCCCATGCGGGCGAGAAACTGCATCTGCAACTGCGGGGACCGACGCGCACCGACCTCAAGGGGGTCTTGATGCCGCTGCCCGAAACCGATGGTGCGCAGGGCAGCGGCATGGGGCCGCCGGGCGGGGCAGTCGTGAACCTGTCGTTTGGCATCTCGGTGGTCGAGGCGGTGCGGGCGTTCAACCTGACCAGTGCCGATTTTGCCGCGACCGATCTGACCATCGAAATGCTCTATCTGATGGAGGCCAAGACCGCGGCGATGGAAGCGTCGCAGACGCTGAACCTGCGGTTGCAGGGGGCGATGATCGCGGCAGAAGAAAAAGCCTACACCGATCAGCTAACGGGACTGAAAAACCGCCGCGCTGCTGATTATCTGCTGGAGCAACTGGTCGACAGCGAACAGGAGTTTGCGCTGATGCATCTCGACCTCGATTTTTTCAAGGCTGTCAACGACACGATGGGACATGCGGCGGGTGATCATGTTCTGCGCGAGGTGGCGCGGATCATGGTCGCGGAAACCCGCAATGAGGATACTGTCGCGCGGGTCGGAGGTGATGAATTCCTCCTGATATTCGCGCGCCTGACCGATCCGCAACGGGTGCGCGACATCGCGGCACGGCTCATTTCGTTGCTCGAGGTGCCGATGGCTTTCAATGGCCAGACGTGCCGCATCTCAGCCAGCGCCGGGTCGGTGCTAAGCTGTGATTACGCCTATCCGACGCTAACGCGGATGATGGAGGATGCCGACATTGCTCTCTATGCGGCCAAGGAGAATGGCCGGGGGCGGCACATGGCGTTTGAGGCGGATATGCGGGCAGGCAATCCGATGGCGCGCCCGGCCACGCCGGAATAG
- a CDS encoding class I SAM-dependent methyltransferase — translation MKCRHCTAELDIEFLDLGHAPPSNAYLRAEDLSKPEVTYPLRVLACASCWLVQTEDYADAGALFSADYAYFSSTSKGWLTHAATYCKMITQRLGLDASSLVVELASNDGYLLRNFVAAGVPCLGIEPTRSTAEAAEVRGIPVRQEFFGADVGRRMADAGERADLVIGNNVYAHVPDINGFTQGVAALLKDEGVVTFEFPHLLRLIQETQFDTVYHEHFSYLSLGAVSAIFSAAGLRVFDVEELPTHGGSLRVYGCRQGAGHEATEVVHRVLQAEIAGGLQQADTYRSFQARANRVKDDLVRFLLDAKTTGKSVAGYGAAAKGNTLMNYAGIRPDLMPFVCDAAPAKIGQYLPGSHIPILPPSVLTEQRPDYLVILPWNIADEVMKQNAALAELGTRFVVAVPEIRVL, via the coding sequence ATGAAATGCCGTCACTGCACCGCTGAGCTGGATATTGAATTTCTCGATCTGGGACATGCGCCGCCGTCGAATGCCTATCTGCGGGCCGAAGACCTGAGCAAACCCGAGGTGACATATCCGTTGCGGGTGCTGGCATGTGCGTCCTGCTGGTTGGTGCAAACCGAGGATTATGCGGATGCGGGCGCGCTGTTCAGTGCGGATTACGCCTATTTCTCGTCCACCTCAAAGGGATGGCTGACCCACGCGGCGACCTATTGCAAGATGATTACGCAACGGTTGGGGTTGGACGCGTCCAGTCTGGTGGTCGAGTTGGCCTCGAATGATGGCTACCTTTTGCGCAATTTTGTGGCGGCGGGTGTGCCCTGTCTGGGGATTGAGCCGACGCGCAGCACCGCAGAGGCGGCAGAGGTACGAGGGATTCCAGTGCGGCAGGAGTTCTTTGGCGCCGATGTGGGACGGCGGATGGCCGATGCAGGCGAACGCGCCGATCTGGTGATCGGCAACAACGTCTACGCGCATGTGCCAGACATTAACGGCTTTACCCAAGGGGTTGCGGCGCTGCTGAAGGATGAGGGGGTTGTCACCTTCGAGTTTCCGCATTTGTTGCGGCTGATTCAAGAGACACAGTTCGACACGGTCTATCACGAGCATTTCTCTTATCTTTCGCTGGGCGCGGTTTCGGCGATTTTTTCTGCGGCGGGATTGCGGGTGTTCGATGTTGAGGAATTGCCGACACATGGCGGCAGTCTGCGGGTTTATGGCTGTCGGCAGGGGGCGGGACACGAGGCGACGGAGGTGGTGCACCGCGTTCTACAGGCCGAGATCGCAGGCGGGCTGCAACAAGCCGATACCTACCGGTCGTTTCAGGCGCGCGCCAACCGGGTCAAGGATGATCTGGTGCGGTTCCTGCTGGACGCCAAGACAACGGGCAAATCTGTCGCCGGGTACGGGGCTGCGGCCAAGGGCAATACGTTGATGAACTATGCCGGTATCCGGCCCGACCTGATGCCGTTCGTGTGCGATGCGGCACCGGCGAAGATCGGGCAATACCTGCCCGGCAGTCATATCCCCATCCTGCCGCCTTCGGTGCTGACCGAGCAACGTCCTGACTATCTGGTGATTCTGCCGTGGAATATCGCGGACGAAGTGATGAAACAGAACGCGGCGCTGGCCGAACTGGGTACGCGGTTCGTCGTGGCGGTGCCCGAAATCAGGGTGCTGTGA
- a CDS encoding class I SAM-dependent methyltransferase, producing MKHQHTAPCPICANRVGNISLDHRTHIPTLQNVTLASRSAALEFPTGVLTMTRCAGCSFVWNAAFDPARITYDAAYNNDVTYSGYYVAHLEAMADRIIAAVAADQPIHYVEVGCGEADFLRLVVQRARGRCVSATGFDPSYAGHTPLPEGAIVHRSFFGPDQLPQIPVATNVICSRHTIEHVPDVHAFVSALCAPMQDPARRLFIETPDADWILRNTAFQDFFYEHCSIFTPACMARILGQYGLSAQTTSVYGGQYMWTEAQHVPVTDRPDIPPDDTLAHRYAKDSTELIRRWADFVARNTRNGPVAIWGAASKGVTFSLLLAQLQDAGANITCAIDLNRAKQGCYLPVSGAPVVSPVQAQKIGVQSIIVMNPNYLDEITKMVDAMGWTPVIATLNT from the coding sequence ATGAAACACCAGCACACCGCGCCCTGCCCCATATGCGCCAACCGGGTCGGCAATATTTCTCTGGATCACCGCACCCACATCCCTACGTTACAGAATGTGACCCTTGCCAGCCGATCGGCAGCGCTGGAATTCCCCACCGGCGTTCTGACAATGACGCGATGCGCCGGATGCAGCTTTGTCTGGAACGCGGCTTTTGATCCGGCCCGGATCACCTATGATGCGGCCTACAACAACGACGTTACCTATTCCGGCTACTATGTTGCCCATCTCGAGGCGATGGCAGATCGCATCATCGCTGCGGTTGCGGCTGACCAGCCGATCCACTATGTTGAGGTCGGCTGCGGCGAGGCCGATTTCCTGCGGCTGGTGGTCCAGCGCGCGCGTGGCAGATGCGTCTCGGCGACCGGGTTCGACCCGTCCTATGCAGGCCATACCCCCCTGCCCGAGGGCGCGATCGTTCACCGATCCTTCTTTGGCCCTGACCAATTGCCGCAGATCCCCGTAGCCACGAATGTCATATGTTCGCGTCACACGATTGAACATGTTCCCGATGTTCATGCCTTTGTCAGCGCCCTCTGCGCGCCCATGCAAGACCCCGCACGCCGCTTGTTTATCGAGACGCCAGATGCCGACTGGATATTGCGCAATACTGCGTTTCAGGACTTCTTTTACGAGCATTGCTCGATCTTCACACCCGCCTGCATGGCCCGCATTCTGGGGCAGTACGGCCTGAGTGCCCAAACCACATCCGTCTATGGCGGTCAGTATATGTGGACCGAGGCACAGCATGTGCCCGTGACCGATCGGCCCGACATTCCCCCCGATGACACCCTTGCGCACCGCTACGCAAAAGACAGCACCGAACTGATCCGTCGCTGGGCAGATTTCGTCGCGCGCAACACTCGCAACGGCCCCGTTGCCATCTGGGGGGCCGCCTCCAAGGGTGTCACCTTTTCCCTGTTGCTGGCCCAGTTGCAGGACGCCGGCGCAAATATCACCTGCGCCATAGACCTGAACCGGGCCAAGCAAGGCTGTTACCTGCCCGTCAGTGGCGCACCAGTCGTCAGCCCCGTACAGGCACAGAAAATCGGGGTGCAGAGCATTATCGTGATGAACCCGAACTACCTCGACGAGATCACCAAGATGGTGGATGCGATGGGCTGGACCCCGGTCATCGCGACCCTGAATACTTGA
- a CDS encoding cephalosporin hydroxylase family protein, translating into MTDFPKEVRDRIATYPNETEMVTTAAAFLRASTQPKYCYNFAWQGRPIIQYPQDIVAMQELIWGVKPDLIIETGIAHGGSLIFSASILAMLDMNDAIEAGQPLDPAISRRKVLGIDIDIRAHNRTAIEAHPMASRIQMIQGSSIADDVIAQVRDIAAGYDRVLVCLDSNHTHDHVRSELELYAPLTSLGSYCVVFDTLIEDMPADEYPDRPWGPGDNPKTAVWDYLKSHPEFEIDKSVADKLLITVAHDGFLKRIG; encoded by the coding sequence ATGACTGATTTCCCCAAAGAAGTAAGAGACCGCATCGCCACCTATCCCAACGAAACGGAAATGGTCACAACTGCCGCAGCCTTCCTTCGGGCATCAACACAGCCCAAATACTGCTACAACTTTGCATGGCAGGGCCGTCCGATCATCCAGTACCCTCAGGACATCGTCGCGATGCAGGAACTGATCTGGGGGGTAAAGCCAGACCTGATCATCGAGACGGGCATTGCTCATGGTGGATCGCTGATCTTTAGCGCGTCAATTCTGGCCATGCTTGACATGAATGACGCAATCGAAGCCGGTCAGCCCCTCGACCCTGCGATCTCCCGACGCAAGGTTCTGGGCATTGATATCGACATCCGTGCGCATAACCGCACCGCCATCGAGGCACATCCAATGGCCTCGCGCATACAGATGATCCAAGGATCAAGCATCGCCGATGATGTAATCGCACAGGTCCGTGACATCGCCGCCGGATACGACCGTGTTCTGGTCTGCCTTGACAGCAACCACACGCATGATCACGTCCGGTCCGAGCTGGAGCTGTATGCGCCGCTCACCTCTCTTGGCAGCTATTGCGTGGTCTTTGATACGCTGATCGAGGACATGCCAGCGGACGAATATCCCGACCGCCCTTGGGGTCCGGGCGACAACCCAAAAACCGCCGTATGGGATTATCTCAAGTCACATCCCGAATTCGAGATTGACAAATCCGTGGCAGACAAGCTGCTGATCACCGTCGCCCATGACGGGTTTCTCAAACGCATCGGCTAG
- the rfbG gene encoding CDP-glucose 4,6-dehydratase, translating into MENLVLSGFWTGKRVLLTGHTGFKGSWMALWLNMLGAEVYGYALEPDTTPALFEQLTLGNKIHHRIDDVTDMAAMQAYVAEVRPDVVFHLAAQSLVLRSYVRTLETWNTNVMGTATLLEALRKVGAPCTVVVVTTDKVYHNRETHHAYVEGDRLGGIDPYSASKAGTELVLGSYRSLYAQEGLPLRLASARAGNVIGGGDWCENRLVPDIARALSQGRSIETRNPGAVRPWQHVLEPLSGYMMLAERLSADETLADAFNFGPDAGDNRTVEEVIQAALKSWPGCYHANVDPAAPHEAGLLKLSIDKARSVLGWQPRWNFDAAVARTMEWYRSVDEGAAPLDVTLDQIRAYSAA; encoded by the coding sequence GTGGAAAATCTGGTCTTGAGCGGGTTCTGGACGGGCAAGCGGGTTCTGTTGACCGGGCATACCGGGTTCAAGGGCAGTTGGATGGCCCTATGGCTTAACATGCTGGGCGCAGAGGTTTATGGCTACGCGCTGGAGCCTGACACGACGCCTGCATTGTTTGAGCAGTTGACGCTGGGCAACAAGATCCACCACCGGATTGATGATGTGACCGACATGGCCGCGATGCAGGCCTATGTGGCCGAAGTGCGCCCAGATGTGGTGTTTCATCTGGCTGCGCAATCGCTGGTGTTGCGTAGCTATGTCCGCACGCTGGAGACCTGGAACACAAATGTCATGGGCACGGCGACCTTGTTGGAAGCGCTGCGCAAAGTCGGCGCGCCCTGCACCGTAGTCGTTGTGACGACGGACAAGGTGTATCACAACCGCGAAACGCATCACGCCTATGTCGAGGGTGATCGTCTGGGCGGGATTGATCCCTATAGCGCCAGCAAAGCGGGGACAGAGCTGGTTTTGGGCAGCTATCGGTCGCTCTATGCGCAGGAGGGGCTGCCGCTGCGACTGGCGTCGGCACGCGCCGGTAATGTGATCGGAGGCGGCGACTGGTGCGAGAACCGGCTGGTGCCGGATATTGCGCGCGCGCTGTCACAGGGGCGGTCGATCGAGACGCGCAACCCTGGCGCGGTGCGGCCGTGGCAGCATGTGCTGGAACCGCTGTCGGGCTACATGATGCTGGCCGAGCGGCTGAGTGCCGATGAGACGCTGGCGGATGCGTTCAATTTCGGGCCGGATGCGGGTGACAACCGTACGGTCGAGGAAGTCATTCAGGCGGCGCTGAAATCATGGCCGGGCTGCTATCACGCCAATGTCGATCCAGCTGCGCCGCATGAGGCCGGACTGCTGAAACTGTCCATCGACAAGGCACGGAGCGTGCTGGGGTGGCAACCAAGGTGGAATTTTGATGCGGCGGTGGCGCGCACGATGGAATGGTATCGGTCGGTCGATGAAGGGGCTGCGCCGCTGGACGTGACGCTGGATCAGATCCGCGCCTATAGTGCGGCATGA
- the rfbF gene encoding glucose-1-phosphate cytidylyltransferase translates to MVKAVILAGGLGTRISEESHLTPKPMIEIGGRPILWHIMKIYSHFGVNDFVICCGYRGYQIKEYFANYFLHMSDVTFDLANNKMEVHRQRAEPWCVTLVDTGELTQTGGRIKRIAEHLDDTFCLTYGDGVSNIDISALIAFHRAEGRDATVSAVQPAGRFGALDIEGSAVRQFLEKPKGDGQWISGGFMVCEPSVVNRIEGDDTIFEGAPLMGLAKDGQLSVRKHDGFWAAMDTLRDRNYLEGLWAADKAPWKIWS, encoded by the coding sequence ATGGTCAAAGCTGTTATTCTCGCCGGGGGGTTGGGCACGCGCATCAGCGAAGAGAGTCATCTGACGCCAAAGCCGATGATTGAAATCGGCGGGCGGCCGATCCTGTGGCATATTATGAAGATCTACAGCCATTTCGGAGTGAATGATTTCGTGATCTGCTGCGGCTATCGTGGGTATCAGATCAAGGAATATTTCGCCAACTACTTCCTGCATATGTCGGACGTGACCTTTGATCTGGCCAACAACAAAATGGAGGTGCATCGCCAGCGCGCCGAGCCGTGGTGCGTGACGTTGGTCGATACCGGGGAACTGACTCAAACAGGGGGGCGGATCAAGCGGATCGCGGAGCATCTGGATGACACGTTTTGCCTGACCTATGGCGACGGGGTCAGCAACATTGATATTTCTGCATTGATCGCGTTTCACCGCGCAGAGGGGCGCGACGCGACCGTTTCGGCCGTGCAACCGGCGGGCCGATTTGGTGCGCTGGATATCGAGGGCAGTGCTGTGCGCCAGTTTCTGGAAAAACCCAAGGGGGATGGACAGTGGATCAGTGGGGGATTCATGGTCTGCGAGCCGTCCGTTGTGAACCGGATCGAGGGCGATGACACCATTTTCGAGGGGGCGCCCCTGATGGGGCTGGCCAAGGATGGTCAGTTATCCGTACGCAAGCATGACGGGTTCTGGGCGGCGATGGATACGTTGCGCGACCGGAATTATCTGGAAGGTTTGTGGGCTGCGGACAAGGCACCGTGGAAAATCTGGTCTTGA
- a CDS encoding heme NO-binding domain-containing protein, translated as MHGLINRAIERFVRDTYGRDTWQQVMRRAALDYNEFEAMLTYDDHVTVDVLVAAQNVLDRPVADILEDIGTYLVSHPKVEALRRLLRFGGSTFTEFLHSLDDLPARARLAVSDLDLPQLELREHAADSFSLICQSRHAGFGHVIVGLLRALADDYGALVLLEHKGGGAGREIIEIQLLSMVYASGRQFDLGARAE; from the coding sequence ATGCACGGGCTGATCAATCGGGCCATCGAACGGTTCGTTCGCGATACCTATGGGCGGGACACATGGCAGCAGGTGATGCGCCGCGCCGCGCTGGACTATAACGAGTTCGAGGCGATGCTGACCTATGATGACCATGTCACGGTGGATGTGCTGGTGGCGGCCCAGAATGTTCTGGACAGGCCCGTGGCGGATATTCTGGAGGATATCGGCACCTATCTGGTGTCGCACCCGAAGGTCGAGGCGCTGCGACGCCTGCTGCGGTTTGGCGGCAGCACGTTCACCGAATTCCTGCATTCTCTGGATGACCTGCCAGCCCGCGCGCGTTTGGCGGTGTCGGATCTGGATCTGCCACAACTGGAGCTGCGCGAACATGCGGCAGATAGTTTCAGCCTGATTTGCCAATCGCGACACGCTGGCTTTGGTCATGTGATTGTGGGGTTGTTGCGGGCGTTGGCAGATGATTATGGCGCGTTGGTCCTGCTGGAACACAAGGGCGGAGGTGCAGGCCGCGAGATCATCGAGATTCAGCTGCTCAGCATGGTTTACGCCAGCGGCCGACAGTTCGATCTGGGTGCGAGGGCGGAATAG
- a CDS encoding glycosyltransferase family 2 protein encodes MKISIIIPTRERADYLPFAIRTALEIDDDDIEIVVCDNFSQDHTGEVLSEITDPRVRCINTGARISMRENFNHALMASTGAYVLFFGDDDGIVPGQFRYLRHLLERHRPDGMSWARATYGWPVGGYGKKTGGLRFYRHSTFGGCIQYDPKERNLGALRRCELSAIAPVTPNVYHGCVSRGFLERLAPAPGVFFDSAIPDVNFEYRTTLTGGAFLHADHPFTISGHSPVSTGGAHHGGRTDAEGGNAGRAFTAENKADPLEDAFDHALTIPLAFFATLETVIARMGHTACRPDLARWYRYGLSAEPGNPEATARIDAILHKYAEQTGTTEEFAAAKLMPPKPKRSARERIMRLRNQIHSFRVLAAKDGENTILTAAQVCDGILGDEFGAVIDGQMTRGAAWSAARHRSKAYHRQL; translated from the coding sequence ATGAAGATCAGCATCATTATCCCGACACGCGAGCGCGCTGATTATCTGCCCTTCGCGATCCGGACTGCCCTGGAGATCGACGATGACGATATCGAAATCGTCGTGTGCGATAATTTCAGCCAGGATCATACGGGCGAGGTGCTGAGCGAGATCACCGATCCTCGGGTCAGATGCATCAATACCGGCGCGCGCATCTCGATGCGTGAAAACTTCAACCATGCACTGATGGCCAGTACGGGCGCGTATGTTTTGTTCTTTGGCGATGATGACGGGATCGTGCCTGGGCAGTTCCGGTATCTGCGCCACCTCTTGGAACGCCACCGGCCCGACGGCATGTCATGGGCGCGGGCGACCTATGGCTGGCCAGTGGGTGGCTATGGCAAGAAGACCGGCGGTCTGAGGTTTTATCGGCACAGTACTTTCGGCGGCTGCATCCAATACGACCCGAAAGAGCGAAATCTGGGGGCGCTGCGCCGGTGCGAGCTGAGCGCCATCGCCCCGGTCACGCCGAATGTTTACCACGGGTGCGTTTCGCGCGGGTTTCTTGAGCGGTTGGCTCCGGCACCGGGTGTGTTCTTTGACAGTGCGATCCCGGATGTGAATTTCGAGTATCGCACCACCCTGACCGGCGGGGCGTTCCTGCATGCCGATCATCCATTCACGATCAGCGGCCACAGCCCGGTCAGCACTGGTGGCGCGCATCATGGCGGACGGACGGACGCTGAGGGCGGCAATGCGGGGCGCGCCTTTACCGCCGAGAACAAGGCCGATCCGCTGGAGGACGCCTTTGATCACGCGTTGACGATACCGCTGGCGTTCTTTGCCACGCTAGAGACGGTGATCGCGCGGATGGGGCATACGGCGTGCCGACCTGATCTTGCGCGGTGGTATCGCTATGGGTTGAGTGCGGAGCCGGGCAACCCGGAGGCGACGGCGCGGATCGACGCGATTCTGCACAAATATGCCGAACAGACGGGCACGACAGAAGAATTCGCAGCGGCCAAACTGATGCCACCAAAGCCCAAGCGCAGTGCGCGCGAACGCATCATGCGGTTGCGTAACCAGATACATAGCTTTCGCGTGCTGGCCGCGAAGGATGGCGAAAATACCATCCTGACAGCTGCGCAGGTTTGCGATGGTATTCTGGGTGATGAATTCGGTGCCGTGATCGACGGCCAAATGACGCGGGGGGCCGCATGGTCGGCGGCGCGGCATCGATCAAAGGCTTATCACCGCCAGCTATGA
- a CDS encoding dTDP-4-dehydrorhamnose 3,5-epimerase family protein, whose translation MKFTALGIEGAYQITPERRGDSRGAFARVYCADEFATRDLNTNWVQMNTSISATKGTVRGLHFQHPPFAEIKLVRCVRGRVLDVFVDLRAGSLSFGRTCAVTLDGHALESVYIPAGCAHGFQTLTDDVELHYCHSQPYAPAAEGAISASDPTLAIAWPLPITVMSERDANHPPFTSIEPIDL comes from the coding sequence ATGAAGTTCACCGCACTCGGCATTGAGGGCGCCTATCAGATCACGCCAGAGCGGCGTGGCGACAGTCGGGGTGCGTTCGCGCGGGTCTATTGTGCCGATGAATTCGCAACGCGGGACCTGAACACGAACTGGGTGCAGATGAATACCTCTATCAGCGCCACCAAAGGCACCGTGCGCGGACTGCATTTCCAGCATCCGCCCTTTGCCGAAATCAAGCTGGTGCGCTGTGTCCGGGGGCGGGTTCTGGATGTGTTCGTGGACCTGCGCGCGGGGTCGCTGAGTTTTGGCCGGACCTGCGCCGTGACGTTGGACGGGCACGCGCTTGAAAGCGTTTACATTCCGGCGGGCTGCGCCCACGGGTTTCAGACGCTGACAGACGATGTAGAACTGCACTACTGCCATTCGCAACCCTACGCGCCAGCGGCGGAAGGGGCGATTTCGGCCAGTGATCCGACCCTTGCGATCGCGTGGCCCCTGCCGATCACGGTGATGTCAGAGCGCGATGCCAATCACCCGCCATTTACCTCAATAGAGCCGATAGACCTATGA
- a CDS encoding DUF4153 domain-containing protein gives MAEQTNSAVARGSLALIGAMAGLSLWALYDLVPDMVTNARLVLFLVAGGSAFFGVLLALLGPVRLPRAVLAAGVLSLLAVLLLIWASFRYDLTESFLDTEHHVLAFIYMLVIAVPFVAAGLQEQDGWRDYRLLFDAAWTIVVRYAAALLFVAVVWGVVMLSDSLLGLVGINIIDRLLDIDPVPFLLSGLALGLGLAIVHELSEFVSPFLIIQLLRVLLPVLLVVLSIFILALPMRGLSGLFGGFSAAATLIAVSCAAITLITTAVHRDDDQAVVGHMVTATKLLAILTPVPAMLAVVAVWMRVAQYGLTPDRVAALVAAVVVLVYALAYAVAVFRRAGWAARLRQANRWMALGTILIAALWLSPVLNAERLSVSSQVARAESGVAPDQLALWEMSHEWGRAGSAGLVRILELTQREDHEILVKAVADAQNAKTRWAFERGMNNPQIETLNGIVPLRPEGASLPPGAFDQLSERDRRQLHQACARTLPGGHPACVMVVTEFDPLRAHPQAIALFSASEDRVRMLSLDLRGDILVARGGPVQPGGSGMPLLEPSAIIDVLEGRFEITPVPRNVLDIGGIRLVPQN, from the coding sequence ATGGCGGAACAAACCAACAGCGCGGTGGCGCGCGGTTCTCTGGCACTGATAGGGGCGATGGCGGGGCTGTCCTTGTGGGCGCTCTATGATCTGGTTCCCGACATGGTGACGAACGCCCGACTGGTCCTGTTTCTGGTGGCAGGCGGGTCGGCGTTCTTTGGCGTCCTGCTGGCGTTGCTGGGACCAGTGCGATTGCCACGTGCGGTGCTGGCGGCGGGTGTGCTGAGTCTGTTGGCCGTTCTGTTATTGATCTGGGCCAGCTTTCGCTATGACCTGACCGAGTCGTTTCTGGACACCGAACATCATGTGTTGGCCTTTATCTACATGCTGGTCATTGCGGTGCCCTTTGTGGCGGCAGGATTGCAAGAGCAGGACGGCTGGCGGGATTACCGGCTGCTGTTTGACGCGGCCTGGACCATTGTCGTGCGTTATGCGGCTGCGCTGCTTTTCGTGGCGGTCGTCTGGGGTGTGGTGATGCTGTCGGATTCGTTGCTGGGTCTGGTGGGCATCAACATAATCGACAGGCTGCTGGATATTGACCCGGTGCCATTTCTGCTGAGTGGGCTGGCGCTGGGGCTGGGGCTGGCCATCGTACATGAGTTGAGCGAGTTCGTCTCGCCGTTTCTGATTATCCAGTTGCTCAGGGTATTGCTGCCCGTGCTGCTGGTAGTGTTGAGCATTTTCATTCTGGCCCTGCCGATGCGCGGTCTGAGTGGACTTTTTGGTGGGTTCTCGGCAGCGGCGACGTTGATTGCGGTCAGTTGTGCGGCGATCACGTTGATCACCACAGCGGTACACCGTGATGACGATCAGGCGGTCGTGGGCCACATGGTCACCGCGACCAAGCTGCTGGCAATCCTGACACCGGTGCCTGCGATGCTGGCGGTTGTCGCCGTGTGGATGCGGGTGGCGCAATACGGGCTGACGCCGGATCGGGTGGCTGCACTGGTCGCGGCGGTGGTGGTGTTGGTCTATGCACTGGCCTATGCGGTGGCGGTGTTCCGCCGTGCGGGGTGGGCGGCGCGGTTGCGGCAGGCGAACCGCTGGATGGCGCTGGGCACGATCCTGATCGCCGCATTATGGCTATCACCGGTGCTGAATGCCGAACGCCTGTCGGTGAGCAGTCAGGTGGCACGCGCAGAATCGGGGGTGGCCCCCGACCAGCTGGCGTTGTGGGAGATGTCGCATGAATGGGGCCGGGCAGGCAGCGCCGGGTTGGTGCGGATACTGGAACTGACGCAACGCGAGGATCACGAGATTCTGGTCAAGGCTGTGGCCGATGCGCAGAATGCCAAGACGCGCTGGGCGTTTGAACGCGGGATGAACAATCCGCAGATCGAGACTCTGAATGGGATCGTCCCGCTGCGGCCAGAGGGGGCCAGTCTGCCACCCGGCGCATTTGATCAGTTGAGCGAACGCGACCGCAGACAATTGCATCAAGCATGTGCGCGCACCCTGCCCGGTGGGCACCCTGCCTGTGTTATGGTCGTGACGGAGTTTGATCCGCTGCGCGCGCACCCGCAGGCGATTGCCCTTTTTTCCGCCAGCGAAGACAGGGTGCGGATGCTGTCGCTGGATCTGCGCGGTGATATCCTCGTGGCGCGCGGTGGGCCGGTTCAGCCGGGAGGGAGCGGAATGCCCCTGTTGGAGCCGTCCGCGATCATTGATGTGCTGGAAGGGCGGTTCGAAATCACGCCGGTTCCGCGCAACGTACTGGATATTGGCGGGATCAGGCTGGTGCCGCAAAACTGA